Genomic window (Pseudomonas azadiae):
GATTGCAGATAGCCGTCCAGGCCTTTCTGCGCAGCCTGGGTCTGGCGCTCACCCTGGTAGGTGTCGCCGACAATTTGCCCCTCCAGAACCGCGCTGGTGGCACTGACGACCAGGCGCCCGGCGTCGCGTCCCACGGTATAACCCCCCTCGGAACGCTCACGCGGGGCGATCAATGGGTTGTAGTAATACTCGGTCACGCCCCAGCGCTTGCTGTGGTCTTCATACCCCTTGTAAATCCCGCTGTAGAGCACATCTCCTGGCGCGGTGGAGAGTTCATACAAACGACCGTCAGGGCCTTTGAGCCAGGTCTGCCGGACTTTGCCCGCCTGCACATCGAGGGTGCCGCCGGACAGGTTGATCTGCGAACCCTGCTGGGTCACCACGTCCTTGCCGCTGAAGGTCACGGTGCCGCCCTGGGCCATCCATTCGCCAACGCCGTGGTTGCGGGTGCCCAAATAGCCGCCCACCTCCAACAGGCCGCCGGCGGTGTACCAGCGGTCGGTGGCATAGCCGTTGGTGCCGGCCGCGACAAAAATCAGGTCGCGGACATCCACCCACACATCGTTGTTGTTCAGGGATTTGTCGTCGCGATTGACCGCAGCGTCGCGCTGTTCGTTGCCCTGGATGTTGACCTTGACGCTGTTGGACTCCATCGCCAACTTGACCCCGATGGCGCCGGATACGTCGATGACCGCACCGTCGCGCACCAGCGTGCGTTGGGCGGCCTTGACGCCCACCTGACCACCGGTGGCCAGGGTCACCGAACCGTTGCGAAAGTCCACCGTGCCATCGCTGGTGATGTCTATCAGAGACTGGTCGCGGCGGTATTGATCGGTCGGTACACTGTTGCCGGTCTGATCAATCGACGGTGTGATCAACCCGGCACGCTGGCTGTCGAGGGCACTGCCGGCGTCGAGCACAATGGCGTTGAGGGCGCTCTCACCCAGGGTCACGCTGGCGTCGTTGCCCACGCCCTTCAGGTGCAAGGTACCCCGGGCGTCAACCGAGGAGCTGCTGAGTAACACACCGTTTTGCAGCACCTGCTGGCCGGTCAGGGTGATGTCCCCGGTGGAGGCTTGAATCAACCCGCTGTTGCCGACCTTGCCATTGCCGGTGACGCTGACTTCGTTGCCACGCGTGGTGGAAGCCGCATTGCCATCGGTGCTGTAGCCCTTCTTGATCACAAAGCTGTCACCCGCCGCCAGGGTGGTCTGGCCGCGCGCGGTGGAAATGAGCCCGGCGTTCTCCACCTCTTTGCCGAGCAACAGCACATAACCGCCACCTGCGGTCGACGTGGCGGGCAGCTGGGTCTGGATTTGCGCGCCGCGCTCGACCGTGACCTTGCCGGCAGCCTGGGTAAAACCGGGGGCGGTATTGCTTGAACTGTACAGGCCCCTGGCGGTGAATTGCTCATCACTGAAGCTCGTGGCAGCCGCCACCAGGTTGCGCACATTGACCTGGCTGGTGCCGCTGAACACGATGCCGTTGCTGTTAAGGATCATCACCGTGCCATCAGCCTTGATCGCGCCCTGGATCTGGCTCGGCGCGGTGCTGTTGTTGACCTTGTTGAGCACGGCCCAATCGCTGTTCTGCTGGAACTGCACGGTGGTGTTGCGGCCGACGTTGAAGGTTTCCCAGTTGAGGATCGCCTTGTCGGCCGTCTGCTTGATCGACACCAGGGTCTTGCCATTGGCATCGGTTTGCACCGGCCCCTGGGCGTTGACGAACAGCGGTTTGCCATCCGCGCCGACCACCACGTTCAAACCATTGCCGCCCAGGCCGTTATGGATAGTCTCCGGCGCGGCGTTCGCGTTACCTCTGGCGGCGGCTTGCGCGGCCTGTTGTGCGGCAATCGCGGCGACGCTGGTATTAAGGGTCTGCAAAGAGCGCTGCAACTGTTGGCCCAGCCGTTGCTGCTGGGCCAGCGGCGGCGGCGTGCCAGGCATCGTCGTGCCTGGCCGCGCGCCGCCATCGGTCTGCATCGCGCCCGGGGTGGCAAACCAGCCCGAACTGAACGCCTGGGGCTGCGCCGCGTGGGCGCCGCCGGCAAACACCAGCAGTGCAATGACCTGCGCCAGGGGTTTGAGCAGCAACACCGGTTGACCGGCGGTGGCAGGCATCTTGGCGGCGCGGGCAGCAGGCAGCTTCAGTCGGGAACGCATCACTTACAGGTCCTTTTGACGGGGCAGGCGAACGACGAGCGCGCGAACACTGCGCGGGCACGTGTTGTGGTTATTGCTTAAGGCGGTTGCCGGGGGACGGGACCGAACTGATGTCACACAATGTTCATACACAGCGGTTCAACGGGTCGATCTGGGGAGTGAAACGACAAAACCGGCAATGACGCGAAGTCATTGCCGGTTGTGGGGCAAACCCTGTCGAGACGGGGTCTTACAGCGGACGACCAATACCGTTGCAGGTGTTAGGGTCGCCTACGCGCAGCGAGCTGGTGGTGGCGTAGAAGGTGTCAAGAATTGCTTTCTGCCAGTTGGCAGGCACTGGGATGAACGCATGGCTTTCAACAGCACTGTTGTTCACACCCGTGTTGTGACGGTTCAGGAAATTACGAATGCGGATGTTGTCAGTAGAGTCTTTGTAGCACTGGCTGAAGACCAGGTTGGTGTACCCAACGATTGGATAGCCTTGGGCAGGGTTAGGGAACGTAGGTACCCAATCGATAGGGTTGCTGACACTTTTTGTTGGATCAACAGTTGGCAGCGTAGCTTCCGTAAGCGCGAGCTGAACCTTGTCCTTGGTGGGCAGGGAGCCGTTGATCGAAGCGACAGCCGAAGCCTGGTCGAACTGGGAGAAGTCCGGGCTGACGTAGCCGATGGCACCGTTGTTGTCGGCAACGGCGGTAGCGACACCTTGGCTGCCAGTTGCACCGATATAGCTCGAGCCGGCCGGGGCGCCGGTGGCTGGGTTAAAGCCGACGGCGGTGGCGAAACTGTTGCTCACGGCAGGGACCGAGGCAGGTTTCACGGTTTTGAGGTGGTTGGTGAAAATTTCAGTGGTGCCGCTGGTTTCCAAGCGATAAACCACTTTGATCTGCAGG
Coding sequences:
- a CDS encoding substrate-binding domain-containing protein codes for the protein MASCKSYLPQTYKHDERRFFMFKRTMIAASLAVAALASAQSMAAVVGGGATLPEKLYGTTTGTGILASSIPGFNAYIGVGSGDGKKAFFGNDSTKLKLAAGITVDYAGSDSIVSAAELAAYNADAVKGRAAFGPLIQIPAEATSVTVPYHIDGQTSLQLTSAQLADIFAGKITNWNQVQFNGTAGPNLQIKVVYRLETSGTTEIFTNHLKTVKPASVPAVSNSFATAVGFNPATGAPAGSSYIGATGSQGVATAVADNNGAIGYVSPDFSQFDQASAVASINGSLPTKDKVQLALTEATLPTVDPTKSVSNPIDWVPTFPNPAQGYPIVGYTNLVFSQCYKDSTDNIRIRNFLNRHNTGVNNSAVESHAFIPVPANWQKAILDTFYATTSSLRVGDPNTCNGIGRPL